In the Cryptomeria japonica unplaced genomic scaffold, Sugi_1.0 HiC_scaffold_669, whole genome shotgun sequence genome, one interval contains:
- the LOC131872577 gene encoding UDP-glycosyltransferase 74E1-like produces the protein MPALHSGDLPWLWAGEYMFRKGIRMGEEIKPIKWVLFNSFLEIEAPVVETLSKEVGVYPIGPLIPPEFLHSRTTTKVLPSFWKNDTGCLQWLHKQCADSVIYISFGSLAVLSEKQLEELALGVEATRRPFLWVVRSDLMKGSQAVLPAGFLDRVRDRGCIVSWAPQLEVLSHPSIACFVTHCGWNSVQESITMGVPMLCWPYFADQFLNRTYVVDVWKLGLPLNANSQGMIEQEEFVKGVEILLESEQGLEIREGARKLKIIARDAVKDGGSSSNNFNLFVTAMKRQLNE, from the coding sequence ATGCCGGCGCTGCATTCTGGAGATCTTCCGTGGTTGTGGGCAGGCGAATACATGTTCCGGAAAGGGATTCGCATGGGAGAAGAAATCAAGCCCATCAAATGGGTCCTCTTCAATTCTTTCTTAGAGATTGAAGCTCCAGTTGTCGAAACGTTGTCTAAAGAAGTGGGCGTTTATCCAATAGGTCCTCTAATTCCTCCCGAGTTTCTCCATAGCAGGACGACCACGAAGGTTCTTCCAAGCTTCTGGAAAAATGATACAGGATGCTTACAGTGGCTACATAAACAGTGTGCAGACTCTGTGATCTACATATCTTTTGGAAGTTTGGCAGTTCTGAGTGAAAAACAATTGGAAGAGCTCGCTCTGGGAGTAGAGGCCACACGGAGACCATTTCTGTGGGTTGTGCGCTCCGATCTAATGAAAGGAAGCCAAGCTGTTTTACCTGCTGGTTTCTTGGATCGAGTGAGAGATAGAGGTTGCATAGTTTCGTGGGCGCCACAGTTAGAGGTGTTATCTCATCCTTCCATAGCCTGTTTTGTGACTCACTGTGGATGGAACTCTGTGCAGGAAAGCATCACCATGGGCGTGCCCATGCTTTGTTGGCCTTATTTTGCAGACCAGTTTCTTAACCGCACGTATGTTGTGGATGTGTGGAAATTGGGTCTGCCATTGAATGCGAATAGCCAAGGAATGATAGAGCAGGAAGAGTTTGTAAAAGGCGTAGAGATTTTGCTGGAATCGGAACAAGGCCTTGAAATAAGAGAGGGAGCTAGAAAATTGAAGATTATTGCTAGGGATGCAGTCAAGGACGGGGGATCCTCATCGAATAATTTTAATCTATTCGTTACCGCCATGAAGCGACAACTGAATGAATGA